The Hymenobacter sp. 5317J-9 genome has a window encoding:
- a CDS encoding fucose isomerase, translating into MATFPTKEVLLLASGDLRLAANQNCWAAQLAMEKSLAAALARQGWTVKRAHAYDPVKQHGFIDSQRMGMDVFRHLDPRQPLIVAESVWQYSHHVLAGLTTHQGPILTVANWSGTWPGLVGMLNLNGCLTKAGVPYSSLWSEDFTDEFFENSLQHWLSYGTIVQDERHVLSFDNATVPDAEEETGRAFGQRFRQHKAIMGVFDEGCMGMYNAIVPDELLHATGVFKERLSQASLYAAMRTVSAADAQGVLDWLLARGMKFSWGSNEATQLTQAQTLEQCKMYIAAVRIAAEFGCDTIGIQYQQGLKDLTVASDLAEGLLNNTDRPPVFSAETGEELYAGQALPHFNEVDECAGLDALLTYRLWNELGLPGETTLHDLRWGQAFDTGDGEEFVWVFLISGAAPPAHFVDGYKGTTSERQPPMYFRLGGGSVKGVSRPGSLVWSRVYVMDGKLHCDLGVGEAVALPAAETQRRWKLTTPEWPIMHAVLRGVSRNQMMARHKANHIQVVYAPYEAKAHQLCRIKAAALAELGVEVHFCGDVQGVTKLAEARVLSADWVAASN; encoded by the coding sequence GTGGCCACTTTTCCCACCAAAGAAGTACTCTTACTCGCCAGCGGCGACCTGCGCCTCGCCGCCAACCAAAACTGCTGGGCCGCCCAGCTGGCCATGGAAAAAAGCCTTGCCGCCGCCCTGGCCCGCCAGGGCTGGACGGTGAAGCGCGCCCACGCCTACGACCCCGTGAAGCAGCACGGCTTCATCGACTCGCAGCGCATGGGCATGGACGTGTTTCGCCACCTCGACCCCCGGCAGCCGCTCATCGTGGCCGAGAGCGTGTGGCAGTACTCGCACCACGTGCTGGCGGGCCTCACCACCCACCAGGGGCCCATTCTCACGGTGGCCAACTGGAGCGGCACCTGGCCCGGCCTGGTGGGCATGCTGAATTTGAACGGCTGCCTCACCAAAGCCGGCGTACCGTACAGCTCGCTGTGGAGCGAGGATTTTACCGACGAGTTTTTTGAAAACAGCCTGCAGCATTGGCTGTCTTACGGCACCATCGTGCAGGACGAGCGCCACGTTCTAAGCTTCGACAACGCCACGGTGCCGGACGCCGAGGAGGAAACCGGCCGCGCGTTTGGCCAGCGCTTCCGGCAGCACAAGGCCATCATGGGCGTGTTCGACGAGGGCTGCATGGGCATGTACAACGCCATTGTGCCCGATGAGCTGCTGCACGCCACCGGCGTGTTCAAAGAGCGCCTGAGCCAGGCTTCGCTGTATGCGGCCATGCGCACCGTGAGCGCTGCCGACGCCCAGGGCGTGCTCGACTGGCTGCTGGCCCGCGGCATGAAGTTCAGCTGGGGCAGCAACGAGGCCACCCAGCTCACCCAGGCCCAGACGCTGGAGCAGTGCAAAATGTACATTGCGGCCGTGCGCATTGCGGCCGAGTTCGGCTGCGACACCATCGGCATTCAGTACCAGCAGGGCCTGAAGGACCTGACCGTGGCCAGCGACCTGGCCGAAGGGCTCTTGAATAACACCGACCGGCCGCCCGTTTTCTCCGCCGAAACCGGCGAGGAGTTGTACGCCGGCCAGGCCCTGCCGCACTTCAACGAAGTAGACGAATGCGCCGGCCTCGACGCCCTGCTCACCTACCGCCTCTGGAACGAGCTGGGACTGCCCGGCGAAACCACGCTGCACGACCTGCGCTGGGGTCAGGCCTTCGACACCGGCGACGGCGAAGAGTTTGTGTGGGTGTTTCTGATTTCGGGCGCCGCGCCGCCCGCACACTTCGTGGACGGCTACAAGGGCACCACGAGTGAGCGGCAGCCGCCCATGTACTTCCGCCTGGGCGGGGGCAGCGTGAAAGGCGTGAGCCGGCCCGGCTCGCTGGTGTGGAGCCGCGTGTACGTAATGGACGGCAAGCTGCACTGCGACCTGGGCGTGGGCGAAGCCGTGGCCCTGCCCGCCGCCGAAACGCAGCGCCGCTGGAAGCTCACCACCCCCGAGTGGCCCATCATGCACGCCGTGCTGCGCGGCGTGAGCCGCAACCAGATGATGGCCCGCCATAAAGCCAACCACATTCAGGTGGTGTATGCGCCTTATGAGGCCAAAGCTCACCAGCTCTGCCGCATCAAGGCCGCGGCCCTGGCCGAGCTGGGCGTGGAAGTGCATTTCTGCGGCGACGTGCAAGGCGTGACCAAGCTGGCCGAAGCCAGGGTATTGTCCGCCGACTGGGTAGCTGCCTCCAACTAA
- a CDS encoding AraC family transcriptional regulator: MKAHFHKVPVAPQSSFSVRHDQKPNFGTVWHYHPELELHYVIKGEGVRLMGDNISNFSSGEIVLLGANLPHTWRCNEEYFQGNPEKEVEAIVIQFLPECLGRYLFGLPEAYLIPKLFEKAKSGLLITGKAKAKLAPLMRQAVHATDLDRIIIFLSILKILSETAEVKTIASEHHAFKQSNESDVQRINKVCNYTLSNYKKEITLDEIASISNLSVTSFCRYFKLITKKTYYDFLIEIRISQACRQLIEDKLPTEVICFECGFNNVSNFYRHFKKITKMTPLEYKKKYLHSHKELAMAA, from the coding sequence ATGAAAGCCCATTTTCACAAAGTCCCGGTTGCTCCCCAGAGCTCGTTCAGCGTCCGCCACGACCAGAAGCCGAACTTCGGCACCGTGTGGCACTATCATCCGGAGCTGGAGCTGCACTATGTTATTAAGGGCGAGGGCGTGCGCCTGATGGGCGACAACATCAGTAATTTCTCGTCGGGCGAAATCGTGCTGCTGGGCGCCAACCTGCCCCACACTTGGCGCTGCAACGAAGAGTACTTCCAGGGCAACCCGGAGAAGGAAGTAGAGGCCATCGTCATCCAGTTTTTGCCCGAGTGCCTGGGCCGCTACCTCTTCGGCCTGCCCGAGGCCTACCTCATTCCCAAGCTGTTTGAGAAAGCCAAGAGCGGCCTGCTCATCACCGGCAAGGCCAAGGCCAAGCTGGCCCCGCTCATGCGCCAGGCCGTGCACGCCACCGACCTCGACCGCATCATCATCTTCCTCTCCATCCTGAAAATCCTCTCCGAAACCGCGGAGGTGAAGACCATTGCCTCGGAGCACCACGCCTTCAAGCAGAGCAACGAGTCGGACGTGCAGCGCATCAACAAGGTGTGCAACTACACGCTGTCGAACTACAAAAAGGAAATCACGCTCGACGAAATTGCTTCCATCAGCAACCTCAGCGTCACCTCGTTCTGCCGCTACTTTAAGCTGATTACCAAAAAGACGTACTACGACTTCCTCATCGAAATCCGCATCAGCCAGGCCTGCCGCCAGCTTATTGAGGACAAGTTGCCGACGGAGGTCATCTGCTTCGAATGCGGCTTCAACAACGTGTCGAATTTCTACCGTCACTTCAAGAAAATCACGAAGATGACGCCGCTGGAGTACAAGAAAAAGTACCTGCACAGCCACAAGGAGCTGGCCATGGCGGCGTAG
- a CDS encoding dihydrodipicolinate synthase family protein: MQHSTKGFIPVMLMPFQNDGQIDYPALTRLTEMYLKAGAAGLFANCLSSEMFELSAQERLQSIRHIVDVAAGEVPVVATGTFAGPLAEQADFVKQVYEAGTEAVIVITGLLARQDEPDAVFNERFHRLLDSTAGVPLGFYECPEPYKRVLSAEQLGQFVSTGRVTYHKDTCLDIEQIQAKLAATQGHPFGLYDAYMGHAVQSLRAGAAGLSCIQGNFFPELIVWLCRNYDNASLCAEVDEVQEFFIKNMGVMHDVYPTVAKYSLKQRGVDISTFTRRKVGNFTSTIRAGVEALYGDYSVLSRQLELVA; encoded by the coding sequence ATGCAACACTCTACGAAGGGATTTATCCCGGTCATGCTCATGCCTTTTCAGAACGATGGGCAAATCGATTATCCGGCCCTTACCCGCCTGACTGAGATGTACTTAAAGGCCGGCGCGGCCGGTTTATTCGCCAATTGCCTGTCCAGCGAGATGTTTGAGCTCAGCGCCCAGGAGCGCCTGCAAAGCATCCGCCACATCGTGGACGTGGCCGCGGGCGAAGTGCCCGTGGTGGCCACCGGCACCTTCGCCGGCCCCCTCGCCGAGCAGGCCGATTTTGTGAAACAGGTGTACGAAGCCGGCACCGAGGCCGTCATCGTCATCACGGGCCTGCTGGCCCGGCAGGACGAGCCTGACGCGGTGTTCAACGAGCGGTTTCACCGCCTGCTGGACTCGACGGCGGGCGTGCCGCTGGGCTTCTACGAGTGCCCCGAGCCCTACAAGCGCGTGCTATCGGCCGAGCAGCTGGGCCAGTTCGTGAGCACCGGCCGTGTGACATACCACAAAGACACCTGCCTCGACATCGAGCAGATTCAAGCCAAGCTGGCCGCCACGCAGGGCCACCCCTTTGGCCTCTACGATGCCTACATGGGCCACGCCGTGCAAAGCCTGCGCGCCGGGGCGGCCGGGCTCTCGTGCATTCAGGGCAATTTCTTCCCCGAGCTTATCGTGTGGCTGTGCCGCAATTACGACAACGCCAGCCTGTGTGCCGAAGTCGACGAAGTGCAGGAGTTTTTCATCAAGAACATGGGCGTGATGCACGACGTGTACCCCACCGTGGCCAAGTACTCGCTTAAGCAGCGCGGCGTAGACATTTCCACCTTCACCCGCCGCAAAGTGGGCAATTTCACCAGCACCATCCGCGCCGGCGTGGAAGCGCTGTATGGTGATTACAGCGTGCTGAGCCGCCAGTTAGAGCTGGTGGCGTAG